From one Enterococcus sp. DIV2402 genomic stretch:
- a CDS encoding ABC transporter ATP-binding protein gives MLKVDNLSVRYGMIQAVHNVSFHVNQGEIVSLIGANGAGKTTILRTISGLIRPSEGSIFFEEQAIEKAAPQKIVASGLSQVPEGRHVFAGLTVQENLEMGAFLRKDSGVKADYEQVFAKFPVLKERKNQDAATLSGGEQQMLAMGRALMSRPKLLLLDEPSMGLAPIFIREIFSIIQEIQQQGTTVLLIEQNAHMALSIADRGYVLETGKVVLEGTGKELLSSEAVKKAYLGG, from the coding sequence ATGTTAAAAGTTGATAATCTATCGGTGCGTTACGGTATGATTCAAGCCGTTCATAACGTTTCCTTCCATGTAAATCAAGGTGAGATTGTTTCGTTAATTGGCGCAAATGGTGCCGGAAAAACAACAATTTTACGAACAATATCTGGGTTGATTCGTCCTTCAGAAGGTTCAATTTTCTTTGAGGAACAAGCAATCGAAAAAGCTGCTCCACAAAAAATTGTTGCTTCAGGCTTATCTCAAGTACCAGAAGGCCGTCATGTCTTTGCGGGGTTAACTGTTCAAGAAAATTTAGAAATGGGTGCGTTTCTGCGTAAAGATAGTGGCGTAAAAGCAGATTATGAACAAGTATTTGCTAAATTTCCTGTTTTAAAAGAGCGTAAAAACCAAGATGCAGCAACATTATCTGGTGGAGAACAACAAATGTTAGCGATGGGGCGCGCGTTAATGTCTCGTCCTAAATTATTATTGTTAGATGAACCATCAATGGGATTAGCGCCAATTTTCATCCGCGAAATTTTTTCGATTATTCAAGAAATTCAACAACAAGGCACAACCGTTTTGTTGATTGAACAAAATGCACACATGGCTTTATCGATTGCTGATCGAGGATATGTATTAGAAACAGGTAAAGTAGTTCTTGAAGGTACTGGAAAAGAATTGCTATCTAGTGAAGCTGTTAAGAAAGCATACTTAGGAGGGTAA
- a CDS encoding ABC transporter substrate-binding protein, giving the protein MKKKFAFLFASLFLLGACSAGPSGGGNSNGNSNGGGNTQEGDTIKIGLNLELSGAVAGYGTQEKEGVELAVEKINADGGILGKEVELVIKDNKSDSNEAATAAANLTTNDGVVAIIGPATTGASKAAIPNVTKAQVPMITPSGTDDAITVNGDKVQEYVFRSCFQDSFQGVILANYADETLSAEKAVIFGDNSSDYAIGLTKAFESAYDGEVVLRENFTKNDKDFQAQLTKIKNADFDVLYLPGYYEEAGLIIKQAREMGIEQPILGADGFGDEKMIQLAGAENVSNVFYTGHFSALAPANDTVQPFIDAFKEKYGKEPSTFNALAYDAMFMIKSAIESQDSADSAAITKGLAELKDFVGITGNITMDANHNPEKSAVVIGFTDGKESSADTVNP; this is encoded by the coding sequence ATGAAAAAGAAATTTGCATTTCTATTTGCTAGTTTGTTTCTACTAGGTGCTTGTAGCGCTGGCCCAAGTGGCGGTGGTAACTCAAATGGCAACTCAAACGGTGGTGGCAACACACAAGAAGGGGACACAATCAAAATTGGTTTGAACCTTGAATTATCAGGAGCAGTTGCTGGATACGGGACACAAGAAAAAGAAGGTGTCGAATTAGCCGTTGAAAAAATCAATGCTGATGGCGGTATCTTAGGCAAAGAAGTTGAATTAGTGATTAAAGATAATAAATCTGATAGTAATGAGGCGGCTACAGCAGCAGCCAATTTAACAACAAACGATGGAGTTGTTGCCATTATTGGCCCAGCAACAACTGGTGCAAGTAAAGCAGCTATTCCTAACGTTACCAAAGCACAAGTACCAATGATTACACCTTCTGGTACAGATGATGCGATTACTGTGAATGGTGATAAAGTGCAAGAATATGTTTTCCGTTCTTGTTTCCAAGATAGTTTCCAAGGTGTTATTTTAGCAAACTATGCTGACGAAACTTTATCAGCTGAAAAAGCAGTTATCTTTGGAGATAATTCAAGTGACTATGCAATTGGTTTAACGAAAGCCTTTGAAAGTGCATATGATGGAGAAGTGGTGTTAAGAGAAAACTTCACAAAAAATGATAAAGATTTCCAAGCTCAATTAACTAAAATTAAAAATGCTGACTTCGACGTATTGTATTTACCAGGTTATTATGAAGAAGCTGGTTTGATTATTAAACAAGCGCGCGAAATGGGAATTGAACAACCAATTTTAGGTGCTGACGGTTTTGGTGATGAAAAAATGATTCAACTTGCAGGTGCTGAAAATGTATCGAATGTCTTCTATACAGGTCACTTCTCAGCATTAGCTCCAGCAAATGATACTGTACAACCATTTATTGATGCATTTAAAGAAAAATATGGCAAAGAGCCATCTACGTTCAATGCATTAGCTTATGATGCAATGTTTATGATTAAATCAGCCATTGAATCACAAGACTCTGCGGATTCAGCGGCAATTACAAAAGGTCTTGCTGAATTGAAAGATTTTGTTGGGATTACAGGAAACATTACAATGGATGCAAACCATAACCCAGAAAAATCAGCTGTTGTTATCGGTTTTACAGATGGTAAAGAAAGTTCAGCTGATACAGTAAATCCATAA
- a CDS encoding CBS and ACT domain-containing protein, giving the protein MSVSDFMTTDLVTVTPDTPIFDAVDLMKKHDIHRLPVLENNQLVGLITEGIIQEAMPSKATSLSVYEVNYLLNKTTVRDVMIKDIETISPEALLEDGIAIMRSKNIGVLPVVEGPNLLGIITNNDIFDAFLKITGYNNGGTRVTIQITEDQKGILADIAQLLANNDFSIATIVVNRVSDGTIIEIQVESQAVATIQQALESAGYNVVNAVLTNQ; this is encoded by the coding sequence ATGAGCGTAAGTGATTTTATGACCACAGATTTAGTAACTGTAACACCCGACACACCGATTTTTGATGCAGTAGATTTGATGAAAAAGCATGATATTCATCGTTTACCAGTATTAGAAAATAATCAATTAGTGGGATTAATTACAGAAGGAATCATTCAAGAAGCGATGCCTTCAAAAGCCACTAGCTTGAGTGTTTATGAAGTCAATTATTTATTAAATAAGACGACTGTTCGTGATGTAATGATTAAGGATATCGAAACAATTTCACCAGAGGCATTATTAGAAGATGGAATTGCCATTATGCGTTCGAAAAATATCGGTGTCTTACCGGTAGTAGAAGGTCCTAATTTATTAGGGATTATTACAAATAATGATATTTTTGATGCCTTCTTAAAAATTACTGGTTATAACAATGGTGGAACACGAGTAACCATTCAAATTACGGAAGATCAAAAAGGAATTTTAGCTGATATTGCCCAGTTATTAGCTAACAATGATTTTAGTATAGCGACGATTGTCGTGAATCGTGTAAGTGACGGAACAATTATTGAAATCCAAGTCGAATCTCAAGCAGTTGCTACTATTCAACAGGCTTTAGAATCAGCTGGTTATAATGTAGTAAATGCAGTATTAACGAATCAATAA
- a CDS encoding ABC transporter ATP-binding protein, whose amino-acid sequence MPLLTVNQLTKNFGGLAAVSHVNITLENNELVGLIGPNGAGKTTLFNLLTGVYEPSSGDVLLNMDGKEARLNGIKPYKIADLGLSRTFQNIRLFKDLTVMDNVLIAMNSKNKEGFFSTILRLPKFYQTEEMMRQKVRELLSIFDLEEKEETLAKNLPYGQQRRLEIVRALATNPKILFLDEPAAGMNPQETAELTKLIRQIQKDFGLTIVLIEHDMNLVMDVCERIYVLEYGQVIAEGNPDEIKNNPRVIEAYLGGEI is encoded by the coding sequence ATGCCTCTACTAACAGTTAATCAATTAACAAAAAATTTCGGTGGTCTAGCTGCCGTTTCACATGTCAATATTACTTTGGAAAACAATGAATTAGTTGGTTTAATCGGCCCAAATGGTGCGGGTAAAACCACATTGTTTAACCTGTTAACCGGTGTTTATGAACCAAGTAGTGGGGATGTATTGTTAAATATGGATGGAAAAGAAGCGCGTCTAAATGGTATTAAACCGTATAAAATTGCAGATTTAGGCTTGTCTAGAACTTTCCAAAATATTCGTTTATTTAAAGATTTGACAGTTATGGATAATGTCTTGATTGCGATGAATTCGAAAAATAAAGAAGGATTCTTTAGTACAATTTTACGCTTACCCAAATTTTATCAAACTGAAGAGATGATGCGTCAAAAAGTACGTGAACTTTTAAGTATCTTTGATTTGGAAGAGAAAGAAGAAACGTTAGCTAAAAATTTACCTTATGGCCAACAACGCCGCTTAGAAATTGTTCGAGCGTTAGCAACTAATCCTAAAATTCTTTTCTTAGATGAACCGGCAGCTGGGATGAATCCCCAAGAAACTGCTGAATTGACAAAATTAATTCGTCAAATTCAAAAAGATTTTGGTTTAACTATTGTTTTAATCGAACATGATATGAATTTGGTTATGGATGTTTGTGAGCGAATTTATGTGTTAGAATATGGTCAAGTCATCGCAGAAGGAAATCCAGATGAAATTAAAAATAACCCTCGTGTAATTGAGGCGTATCTAGGAGGGGAAATTTAA
- a CDS encoding DUF2969 family protein has translation MVKKNKDIEVRIEETKKTISGSTYDVTELYIGKKKIGEVLAYGPKEFQSFMDNEELGASKTLDLAIESIIRQWNLHE, from the coding sequence ATTGTGAAAAAAAATAAAGATATTGAAGTACGTATTGAAGAAACAAAAAAAACAATTAGCGGATCAACTTATGATGTAACTGAATTATATATTGGTAAGAAAAAAATTGGTGAAGTTTTAGCATATGGACCAAAAGAATTTCAAAGCTTTATGGACAATGAAGAACTTGGTGCAAGTAAGACATTAGACCTTGCAATTGAGTCAATTATTCGTCAGTGGAACTTACATGAATAA
- a CDS encoding DEAD/DEAH box helicase: MDELGRQIAISKKDLPTLSDTTMVREALDVDKGQCQRCGSLFSQEKHFLPNGNYYCVACLQFGRLTNEDVLLSKEDNDYQQRKVCFDWQGTFTPPQQEIADSLLKNNKKKQHSLVWAVTGSGKTEMIFPIIQQVLSIGGRVGITSPRIDVCRELFPRIQQAFPEENALLLYGNSEEKYRYNKLTVCTTHQLFHFYHAFDLLIVDEIDAFPYEGNQQLRFAVRQARKPEGLYVYLTATPSQSLLAEIQETFAIMKLPIRYHQRPLIVPEVYWYEHWASCYQRKWKLKKLLRLLNELLQDNAVLVFCPSIAYMKKLYAAVKAYFPPELIACVSSQDEQRKEKVQAMRDQVYRVLFTTTILERGVTFEKVSVIIMGANHPIYTKSALVQIAGRVDRKGEFNGGRVVFFLNQQTPAIRMACQEIKEMNKLAKRWRTNAL; encoded by the coding sequence ATGGACGAGTTAGGGAGGCAAATTGCTATTTCTAAAAAAGACTTACCTACATTAAGTGATACCACGATGGTGCGAGAAGCTCTTGATGTAGACAAAGGACAGTGTCAGCGATGTGGGAGTTTGTTTTCTCAAGAAAAACATTTTTTACCAAATGGAAATTATTATTGTGTCGCATGTTTGCAATTTGGACGTTTAACTAATGAAGACGTCTTATTATCTAAAGAAGATAATGATTATCAACAACGTAAGGTATGTTTTGATTGGCAAGGAACATTTACACCACCACAACAGGAGATTGCTGATTCTCTTTTAAAAAATAATAAAAAAAAGCAACATTCATTGGTTTGGGCTGTTACTGGATCAGGCAAGACTGAAATGATTTTTCCAATTATTCAGCAAGTATTATCAATAGGCGGACGCGTAGGGATTACTTCGCCACGTATTGATGTGTGTCGTGAATTATTTCCCCGTATCCAACAAGCATTTCCAGAAGAAAATGCGTTATTATTGTATGGAAATTCAGAAGAAAAGTATCGTTATAATAAATTGACAGTTTGCACAACACATCAATTGTTCCATTTTTATCACGCGTTTGACTTATTAATTGTAGATGAAATTGATGCGTTTCCTTATGAAGGGAATCAACAATTACGTTTTGCAGTCCGCCAAGCACGTAAACCTGAAGGACTATATGTTTATTTAACGGCAACTCCTTCTCAGTCTTTGTTGGCAGAAATTCAAGAGACGTTTGCGATTATGAAATTACCTATTCGCTATCATCAACGTCCATTAATCGTTCCAGAAGTATATTGGTATGAACACTGGGCGAGCTGTTATCAACGTAAATGGAAATTAAAAAAACTTCTTCGGTTATTAAATGAATTGCTACAAGACAACGCAGTTTTAGTATTTTGCCCGAGTATTGCTTATATGAAGAAATTATATGCAGCAGTCAAAGCGTATTTTCCGCCTGAGCTGATTGCGTGCGTCTCTTCTCAAGACGAACAGCGAAAAGAAAAAGTACAAGCAATGCGGGATCAAGTATATCGTGTGCTGTTTACTACGACCATTCTTGAAAGAGGAGTCACTTTTGAAAAGGTTTCTGTGATTATTATGGGAGCGAATCATCCAATTTATACAAAATCTGCTCTTGTTCAGATTGCTGGTAGAGTTGATCGCAAAGGGGAATTTAATGGTGGACGAGTTGTTTTTTTCTTGAATCAACAAACACCTGCTATTCGAATGGCTTGTCAAGAAATTAAGGAAATGAATAAGTTAGCAAAAAGGTGGCGAACGAATGCGCTGTAA
- a CDS encoding GntR family transcriptional regulator, which yields MVDTLPVYIQIHDAIKEKIETNYWKIGDRLPSERELSTQFGVSRMTLRQAIQTLADEGILERKIGSGTYVARRKVQEKMTGTTSFTEIMLSQGREPSSRAVSYFFTSPSSSEMDKLQLTKDDIILRMERIRLADDIPICFEVASVPEKLIREYSKSEITSSLYRTLEEKGQKKIGGANQTISAMIASEKIADYLDIKKGDAILRMRQVSFLLDGQPFEYVRSQYVGNRFEFFLEK from the coding sequence ATGGTAGATACATTGCCTGTATATATTCAAATACATGATGCAATTAAAGAAAAAATTGAAACAAATTATTGGAAAATAGGAGATCGTCTTCCTTCAGAACGAGAACTTTCTACTCAATTTGGTGTGAGTCGAATGACCTTACGACAAGCGATTCAAACTTTAGCTGATGAAGGAATTCTTGAAAGAAAAATTGGCTCAGGAACATATGTGGCACGTCGAAAAGTGCAAGAAAAAATGACAGGAACCACAAGCTTTACCGAAATTATGTTGTCTCAAGGGAGAGAACCATCTAGTCGTGCAGTTTCTTATTTTTTTACTTCCCCAAGTTCTAGTGAGATGGATAAGTTACAATTAACCAAAGACGATATTATTTTGAGAATGGAACGTATTCGTTTGGCGGATGATATACCGATTTGTTTTGAAGTGGCAAGTGTTCCTGAAAAATTAATTCGGGAGTATAGCAAGTCAGAAATTACCTCATCACTTTACCGAACACTGGAAGAAAAAGGGCAGAAAAAAATTGGCGGTGCAAATCAAACTATTTCAGCAATGATTGCATCAGAAAAAATTGCGGATTACTTAGATATCAAAAAAGGCGATGCGATTTTACGTATGCGTCAAGTCTCTTTCTTATTAGATGGACAGCCTTTTGAGTATGTTCGTAGTCAATATGTTGGCAATCGTTTTGAATTCTTTTTGGAAAAATAA
- a CDS encoding PTS sugar transporter subunit IIB — protein sequence MAKKTIMLVCSAGMSTSLLVTKMQQAAETKGLDTDIFAVSASDADNHLANKDVNVLLLGPQVRFMKGDFEKRLASKGIPLEVINMADYGMMNGEKVLQQALDLIGE from the coding sequence ATGGCAAAAAAAACAATTATGTTAGTATGTTCAGCAGGAATGAGTACTAGTTTATTAGTAACAAAAATGCAGCAAGCAGCAGAAACAAAAGGATTAGATACAGATATTTTTGCAGTTTCAGCATCTGATGCCGACAACCATTTAGCAAACAAAGATGTTAACGTGTTATTATTAGGTCCTCAAGTTCGTTTTATGAAAGGTGACTTCGAAAAACGACTAGCATCAAAAGGAATTCCTTTAGAAGTAATCAACATGGCAGATTATGGCATGATGAATGGTGAGAAAGTGTTACAGCAAGCACTAGATTTGATTGGCGAATAA
- the hpf gene encoding ribosome hibernation-promoting factor, HPF/YfiA family → MFRYNVRGENIEVTEAIRDYVEKKVGKLERYFSDAPDATAHVNLKVYTEKTAKVEVTIPLPYLVLRAEETSPDLYASIDLVVDKLERQIRKFKTKINRKSRETALPDVQAAIFSAPEEEEENGSELDIVRTKRLSLKPMDSEEAVLQMNMLGHNFFIFEDAETNGTSIVYRRKDGKYGLIETD, encoded by the coding sequence ATGTTTAGATATAATGTACGCGGAGAAAATATTGAAGTTACTGAGGCAATTCGCGACTATGTGGAGAAAAAAGTAGGGAAATTAGAACGCTACTTTAGTGATGCACCCGATGCAACAGCTCATGTAAACTTAAAAGTTTATACAGAGAAAACAGCGAAGGTAGAAGTCACAATCCCACTACCATATCTTGTGTTACGCGCGGAAGAAACATCACCAGATTTATACGCAAGTATTGATTTGGTTGTCGATAAATTAGAGCGTCAAATCCGCAAATTCAAAACAAAAATTAACCGTAAATCTAGAGAAACAGCTTTACCAGATGTACAAGCAGCAATTTTTTCAGCACCTGAAGAGGAAGAAGAAAATGGTTCTGAATTAGATATTGTTCGCACAAAACGTCTTTCATTAAAACCAATGGACAGTGAAGAAGCTGTATTACAAATGAATATGTTAGGACATAACTTCTTTATCTTTGAAGATGCAGAAACAAATGGCACTAGCATTGTTTATCGTCGTAAAGATGGCAAATATGGCTTAATTGAAACAGATTAA
- a CDS encoding ComF family protein: MRCNWCQKTIIRNLTMPEIVWPFHLDEERCQACSELLTPIVAGCPTCRKAGSSIPCQDCLRWHKIYPTYNFQHEAFFQYDDAFHQWIHQYKFLGDYRLRKTFVVELRHFFKKEKFDVICAIPLSKERYLKRGFNQVEGILEAAAIKIEKLLDKKVNTVPQAEKNRSERLITPQPFEVVATEQQITGKRILLVDDVYTTGRTLFHAAEALNAYHPREIRTLSLAR, encoded by the coding sequence ATGCGCTGTAATTGGTGTCAAAAAACAATTATTCGTAACTTAACTATGCCAGAAATAGTATGGCCATTTCATCTTGATGAGGAACGATGTCAGGCTTGTTCAGAATTACTGACACCTATTGTGGCAGGCTGTCCAACCTGTCGCAAAGCTGGATCGTCGATACCTTGTCAGGATTGCTTGCGTTGGCATAAAATTTATCCAACGTATAATTTTCAACATGAAGCATTTTTTCAATACGACGATGCTTTTCACCAATGGATTCATCAATATAAATTTTTAGGTGACTATCGCTTGAGGAAAACGTTCGTTGTTGAATTACGACATTTTTTTAAGAAAGAGAAATTTGATGTTATTTGTGCCATTCCTTTGTCCAAAGAACGTTATCTTAAACGCGGTTTTAATCAAGTAGAAGGCATTTTAGAAGCAGCCGCTATTAAGATAGAAAAATTATTAGATAAAAAAGTGAATACAGTGCCGCAAGCAGAAAAAAATCGTTCAGAAAGATTGATAACACCACAACCATTTGAAGTTGTTGCGACAGAGCAACAGATTACTGGCAAACGCATTCTATTAGTCGATGATGTCTATACAACTGGGCGAACTTTATTTCATGCGGCAGAGGCATTAAATGCGTATCATCCAAGAGAAATAAGGACATTATCTTTGGCACGATAA
- a CDS encoding branched-chain amino acid ABC transporter permease, with product MEVMIQQLINGLFLGSIYALMALGYTMVYGIIKLINFAHGEIYMIGSFIGYFLINSFNTWGILPNAWGFFIAMIISMAASALLGVVVEFLAYRPLRKSTRIAALITAIGVSYLLQNVMIYFFSPDTRPFPQAIARKAFSIGFVSVSNIQLLILGISVSLMIILQLIVQKTRMGKAMRAVSVDTDAAQLMGINVNRTISFTFALGSALAAAGGMLIGLYYNSIDPMMGVAPGLKSFVAAVLGGIGIIPGAALGGFAIGLIETMSTALGFSDYKDALVYAVLIIILLIRPAGILGKNIKEKV from the coding sequence ATGGAAGTAATGATCCAACAATTAATTAATGGACTATTCCTAGGTAGCATATATGCCTTGATGGCACTAGGATATACAATGGTCTATGGTATTATTAAACTTATTAACTTTGCTCATGGTGAAATCTATATGATTGGGAGTTTTATCGGATATTTTTTGATTAATTCTTTTAATACGTGGGGAATTTTACCAAATGCCTGGGGCTTTTTCATAGCAATGATTATTTCAATGGCAGCTAGTGCCTTGTTAGGTGTGGTTGTAGAATTTTTAGCCTACCGACCTTTAAGAAAATCAACGAGAATTGCAGCATTGATTACAGCAATTGGAGTATCTTATTTATTACAAAATGTAATGATTTATTTCTTCTCACCAGATACTCGCCCGTTTCCACAAGCAATTGCTCGCAAAGCGTTCTCAATTGGCTTTGTTTCAGTAAGTAATATTCAATTATTGATTTTAGGTATTTCCGTATCCTTAATGATTATATTACAATTAATCGTTCAAAAAACGCGTATGGGAAAAGCAATGCGCGCAGTAAGTGTGGATACCGATGCAGCTCAATTAATGGGGATTAATGTAAACAGAACTATTTCATTTACTTTTGCCTTAGGTTCAGCTTTAGCAGCAGCAGGCGGAATGCTGATTGGTTTGTATTATAACTCAATCGATCCAATGATGGGTGTGGCACCAGGTTTGAAATCCTTTGTTGCAGCAGTTTTAGGTGGGATTGGAATTATTCCAGGAGCAGCGCTAGGTGGGTTTGCAATTGGTCTAATTGAAACAATGTCAACTGCTTTAGGTTTTTCTGATTACAAAGATGCATTAGTATATGCCGTTTTAATTATTATTTTATTGATTCGTCCAGCCGGAATTCTCGGCAAAAATATTAAAGAGAAAGTGTAG
- a CDS encoding branched-chain amino acid ABC transporter permease has product MKKNLKYNLTWLAIAAVIYFGLFALYNGGVINLFTDAIIANIGINIILAVSLNLIIGFSGQFSLGHAGFMAIGAYATAIITRDNPTFGGFAMGILLGMLLAGVIALAVGIPTLRLKGDYLAIATLGISEIIRILIINLSGLTNGPAGIFGLPQFSNWQVIFIMMTLSILIVSNFIHSGPGRATLSVREDEIAAESMGVNTTKYKVTAFVLGAVLASVAGSLFASYQQSVFPQDYGFMKSIDVLIIVVFGGIGSTTGAVVAAVVLGFLNMYLQDFGNLRMIIYALAIIVIMIFKPSGLLGTWEFSVKRIFNKFSKKEDDSNASTNS; this is encoded by the coding sequence ATGAAGAAGAATTTAAAATACAATTTGACTTGGTTAGCAATTGCGGCTGTCATCTATTTTGGTTTATTTGCTTTATATAATGGCGGAGTAATCAATCTATTTACCGATGCGATTATTGCCAATATTGGTATTAATATTATCTTAGCAGTAAGTTTGAACTTAATTATCGGTTTTTCTGGTCAATTTTCATTAGGCCATGCAGGATTTATGGCGATTGGGGCATATGCAACAGCGATTATTACACGTGATAATCCTACATTTGGTGGCTTTGCAATGGGAATTCTTTTAGGCATGTTATTAGCCGGTGTGATTGCTTTAGCAGTAGGTATTCCAACACTGCGTTTAAAAGGAGACTATTTAGCAATCGCTACATTAGGTATTTCGGAGATTATTCGTATTTTAATAATTAATCTGAGCGGTCTTACCAACGGACCAGCAGGGATTTTTGGTTTGCCACAGTTTAGTAATTGGCAAGTAATCTTTATCATGATGACTTTGTCTATTTTAATCGTTTCGAATTTCATTCATAGCGGTCCTGGTCGTGCGACTTTGTCTGTTCGTGAAGATGAAATTGCTGCGGAATCAATGGGTGTTAATACAACTAAATACAAGGTAACAGCTTTTGTATTAGGTGCAGTGTTAGCAAGTGTTGCTGGTTCATTGTTTGCTAGCTATCAACAATCTGTATTCCCACAAGATTACGGATTTATGAAATCAATTGATGTGTTGATTATTGTGGTATTTGGCGGAATTGGGAGTACAACAGGCGCAGTGGTGGCAGCCGTGGTATTAGGTTTCTTAAATATGTATCTGCAAGATTTTGGAAACTTACGTATGATTATTTACGCTTTAGCGATTATTGTAATTATGATTTTCAAACCAAGTGGTCTATTGGGAACATGGGAATTCTCAGTAAAACGTATCTTTAATAAATTTTCTAAAAAGGAGGATGACTCAAATGCCTCTACTAACAGTTAA
- a CDS encoding YigZ family protein has protein sequence MIDTYLTIKEDGQSEIEIKKSRFICSLKRIETEEEAKDFIQALKKEHWKANHNCSAFVLGEKNDIQRSSDDGEPSGTAGVPMLEVLKKNELINVVAVVTRYFGGTKLGAGGLIRAYSSAVSHALNEIGIVEGKLQKEVFVQVEYPLLGKLQHYLEQNQFYVKDTQFLENITLCVMVQNEESFKQAVIDLLNGQVSFEDGEYSYVEIPVANKTS, from the coding sequence TTGATTGATACTTATTTGACCATTAAAGAAGATGGACAAAGTGAAATAGAAATAAAAAAATCCCGTTTTATTTGCTCATTGAAACGAATTGAAACAGAAGAAGAAGCCAAGGACTTCATTCAAGCCTTAAAAAAAGAACACTGGAAAGCGAACCATAATTGCAGTGCTTTTGTATTAGGTGAAAAAAATGACATCCAACGTTCAAGCGATGATGGTGAACCTAGTGGGACTGCTGGTGTTCCTATGCTAGAAGTCTTGAAAAAAAATGAATTAATAAATGTTGTCGCAGTTGTCACTCGCTATTTCGGAGGAACCAAATTAGGTGCTGGTGGACTCATTCGGGCTTATTCAAGTGCTGTTTCTCATGCGCTAAATGAAATTGGAATTGTGGAAGGAAAGCTTCAAAAAGAAGTTTTTGTACAAGTTGAATATCCACTATTAGGCAAATTGCAACATTATTTGGAACAAAATCAATTTTACGTTAAGGATACGCAGTTTTTGGAGAACATTACACTATGCGTTATGGTACAAAATGAAGAAAGCTTCAAACAAGCAGTTATCGATTTATTAAATGGGCAAGTATCGTTTGAAGATGGCGAATATTCTTACGTGGAAATTCCAGTAGCAAATAAAACAAGCTGA
- a CDS encoding DUF7662 domain-containing protein: MVKRKKKYDVITTYLVNNGGSQVTLTFTQFDELLFPANGLPRTARTTLDWWTNDYKHPEKGAYAWINAKYEVVHVNLEKEYVVFRPLVKSTWLELN; the protein is encoded by the coding sequence ATGGTAAAACGCAAAAAAAAGTATGATGTCATTACAACTTACTTAGTAAACAATGGTGGTTCACAAGTAACCTTGACGTTTACTCAGTTTGACGAATTATTATTTCCAGCGAATGGTTTACCACGAACTGCGCGAACAACGCTTGATTGGTGGACAAATGATTACAAACATCCTGAAAAAGGTGCCTATGCCTGGATTAATGCTAAATATGAAGTAGTCCATGTGAATTTAGAAAAAGAGTATGTTGTATTTCGTCCATTAGTCAAATCAACTTGGTTAGAGTTAAATTAA